AAAGTCATAAATCCCAAAAACCAAGGGAAAAGAGAGAGCAAGAAGCAAGGTTTTCAATGGTCCAAGTGTTGAATTTAGCTTAGACAAAACCAAAACAGGGATTAAAACATAGAATATGATCGACGCCCAAAGATTTTCCTTTGGTTTTTTTATATCAGAGGGGGTTTCAACTGCCACCTCAACCTTTTTATTTTCCATAAAAACTTTCTATAAGCTTAAAATGACTCAAATGACAAAGAACAATAACATATCATGCATAGGGACGAAAAGCATATTGTATCGTTTTCAATGAATAAATCACTAAAAAAACCACTAAATCTTTAAAGAAAGATATTTTTATTCACCGCAATATCAGCTAAGGTTTTGTTTTCTAAGACTTTAAAAAAAGCTTGCCTTGCTTCATATAAAATTCCCTTTAAAGAACAATATGGTGACAGCATACATGTATTTTTTTCAGGATTAAAACATTCTACCAACTCAAAATTGCTTTCCATTTCTTTGATTATTTTGCCCAAATTTATATCTTTAGGGGAATGAGCTAAACAAATACCACCGCCTTTTCCACGGATAGTTTTAATGACCCCTTTTTCACCCAATTTATGCACAACACGAGTTAAATGATTTTTGGAAATGTTAAATTTGTTAGAAATTTCATCTATTGTAGATAAATCATCCTTTTTTGTAGCTAAATAAATAAGCACTCTTAAAGAATAATCTGTATATAAGGTTAATTGCATAAAATGATTTTCCTATTTCATAAAAATACAGAATACGTTGATCTTATAATTTAGAAAATCAAAAAATTAAACTGAAAATCTTACATATTATAAAATAAATGATTTTAATCTTGACAAATCAACTATTTATTTTTAAATAAACAGAATAATTTTTTTCATTTTCCTGTGATTTCTTAAAGAAAACTTCGAATATAACGATAGTCTAAATGTAAATAAATATATTAAATGAGGTATATTCATGTTCGAATTTAATTTAGAAGATTTTAATTCAAGTAAAATAAATGAAGTAATTCATTTTATAAATAATAAAACAAAAGAGCTTGGTTTTGATATGGCTTCGAGGCCAGAAACAGGTGCATTATTAAGGGTACTTGCTGCCTCAAAACCGAATGGAAGATTTTTGGAAATTGGAACCGGAACAGGATTAGGAACCGCATGGTTATTAGAAGGTATGGATAAAAATTCTAAATTAATTAGTATTGAATGCGATAAAAATGTTCAATCAGTTGCAAAAGAAGCCTTTCTTAATGACGATAGACTTGAACTCATTTATGATAATGGTAGTGATTTTTTAAAAAACCAAATTCCTAATAGCTACGATATGATTTTTGCAGATGCTTATCCTGGTAAATATGAATTTTTAGATGAAACTTTGAACTTATTAAAACCAGGTGGAATTTATATTGTGGATGACATGCTTCCACAAGCAGATTGGCCTGAGGATCATTTTCCATTAGCAAAAGGCGTATTAGATAGTTTAAAAAATTTAAAAAACGTTGTCTCAGTTGGTTTAAATTGGTCAAGCGGATTAATTATTATTGTACCTAAAAGAAATTAATTAATAAAAAATAATAAGAGGTTTTTTATGAATTCTCTCAATAATAAAAAAATGAGCTTAAATGATCATGATGAAACTTGGAATATTTTTAGAAATAATTATATTTTGGATCAAAAAATAATTCATTTTACATTAGCAATTCATGTGCCACATAGTTTATCATTAAATAAAGAAATAGATTATTATAGAAAATTAATAGATACGAATCCAGATTTAATGAGAAGAGAAAGACATAAATACACCACAGAAACTCTCGAAGCTGCTGCTCGGTATTTAGGTACAGATAAAAGCTTAATTGCTTTAACAGATAGCTCTACTATGAGCTTATCACTTATTTTAAATGGATTTGAATTTCAAAATGGAACAGAAATATTAACTACTGATAGTGAACATTATTCATTAGAAAAGCTTTGTGAAAGTTCTGCTAAAAAATATAATTTAACTTTAAAAAAAATAGACATTTCAAACATATTACATAATATTTCTAAGAAACAAATAGTAAAAAGTATTGTTGATAATATTAATGATAAAACCTGTCTTATTGCTATTTCTTGGGTAAATTCAAAATATGGTATTAAATTTCCTTTAAAAGAAATATCAAAAGAATTAAAAAAAATAAATTTTTCTCGTGAAGAAAATAAAAAAATTCTTTTGTGTGTAGATGGTGTTCATGGTTTTGGTATTGAAAATTTAAATTCAATTCATGATCTGGGAGTCGACTTTTTTGCATCAGGATGCCATAAATGGTTATTTGGACCAAGAGGAACGGGATTATTATGGTGCAGTGAGAGGGGTTGGAAAAAATTAAATCCCATAATTCCTTCGTTTGAAAAAATTGCATGGGATCATTATTTAGAATGGGATAATAAAAAATATAATGAAGACGAATTAATCAAGTCGCGTATGTGTACACCGGGCGGTTTTAAAACTTTCGAATATTTTTGGGCACTAAAACATGCTTTTGAAACACATGAAAAAATTGGTAAAGAAAATATTCAAGAAAGAGTTCATTATTTTTCTCAAATTTGCAAAAACGAAATTAAAAAAATTCCCAATGCAATTTTATTAACACCTATTTCTTCTTCTCTATCGTCAGGTTTTGTTTGTTTTAATATAAAAGGGATAAACCCTTCAGAAATTGTTACTAAAATGGGTGAGCATAATATCATAATCGGACAATCACCATACAAAGACTCTTGTCTCAGAATAACTCCTAGTATTTATAATACAGAAGAAGAAGTTTTATTTGCTTGTAATAAATTATTTGAAATTGTTAATGAGTTAAATCATGAAGATAAAAAATGATTATGATATAGTTGTTATTGGTGGTGGAGCTCAAGGTACCGCTTTTTTATCTTCTATTTATCATTTCGTAATGAAGCATAACATTTCACATTTTATAAAAATAGGTGTAATTGATAAAAAAGAAAATATGGGATGTGGTCAAGTTTACAATAATGATTATCCTTGGATAATCATGAATACCCCCACCACAGATCTTTCCATTATGAAAAATGAACCATTTGATTTTTTTAAATGGGTCGAATCAAACAAAAATGAACTATCTTTATTAAATAATAATACAGAGTTTGTTCCAAGAAGTGTTTTTGGCCTTTATTTAAAAGAAAAATATTATTTTTTCCAAAAAGAATTGATAAAATATTCAATAATTGTAGAAGATATTTATGATCAAGCTAATGATATATTATATCAGAATAATGAGAATAATATAACAATATCTTTAACATCAGGAAATTCAATAAAAACGAGTTATGTATTATTTGCTACAGGTCCAAATTCACCACAAGATCATTACAATTTAAAAGAATATAAAAATTATATTCACAATCCATTTCCTGCAATTAAAAATTTAGCTAACATACCAAATAAATCAAATATTGCTATAATTGGATCTAATTTAACGGCAATAGATATTTCAATTACATTAAGTCATCTAGGGCATAGCGGTAAAATATTTATGACTTCAAGAAACGGAAAACTTCCTGAAGTTAAAGGAAAGTATTTAAAATCTTATACTCCAAAAAATGTTTTATATGAAAATTTTGAAAAATTATTTCATGATAAAGGAACAGAATTAAATTTAATTGATTTAACAAGATTAATTCGTAAAGAATTAAAGAATCATGGATTCAATTGGAGAGACTATTTTTTTGATAAAAAATCAAAACCAGAATGTACTATTGATTTTGAACAAAGAGTGGAAGAAGCAAGAAATGGCCCAACTCCATTCAATATTATTTTAGGAATGATTCCAGAAATTGCTAAAACATGGCGACTTGTATCAAGTGAACAAATTGAAATATTTATGTCAAATTTTTACAGAAATGTTCATCAAAAACATGGAGCTATTCCTTTAATAAATGCTGAAAAAATACTTTCACTTCTAAAAAATGAAAAGTTAATTCTGAAAGGAAATTTGAATCACATAAAATATAATAATAATAATTTTTATCTTAATTTTGAAAATTCAAATGAAAGTTTAATTTGTGATTATATTATAAATGCAACAGGTCCAAATCGATCAATATGTTCCAATGAATCAAAACCATTATTTTTAACTCCATGTGCTAATGGTTTTATTAAAGAAATTAAAATAGGTGGCACCATAATTGACACAAAAAGTGGTATGATATTGAGGAATGATGGAAAATTTGAAAACAGATTAAGAGCTATTGGTCATAATGCAGAAGGCTCTCATCCATTTATAAATAACTTTGCTTGGATTCTAGAATCTACAAGTGAAGTTGCATATTCACTTATTAATGAGGTTATTCATGGAAAAAAATACGGGGAATCAAGCTAATCCTATCTGTATTGTTGATGCCTATTCAACCGGTAAAAAATTAGCTCATGAATTTCTTAAATTTGAAAAAAAATGTGTTCATGTAAAAAGCTCACTTGCAAATGCAAACGATCACAAAAGAAACGAATTTTTAGATGAAATATTATTTGACGGTAATATCAAAAAATTAGAAATTGATCTCATAAAATATAATCCATCCCATATTATTGCAGGCTCAGAAATGGGTGTTGAACTTGCTGATAAATTGGTTGAGATTTTTAAATTAACAAATGCTTGTGACCCAAAGACTACATTATTAAGAAGAAATAAATATTTTATGCATGAAAGGCTTAAAGAATTATCCTTACCATGTGTTAAGCAATTTAAATCAGATAATGAAAATGAAATCATAAAATGGGCGGAAAATTTAAACTCTTGGCCAGTTGTTATAAAGCCATTAAATAGTGCTGCAAGTGATGGAGTAACAATTTGTGAAAATATATTAGATGTAAAAACAGCCTTTAACAGAATTTATAAACATGAGAATAAGTTAGGAATTAAAAATGAAGAAGTTCTTGCACAAGAGTTTTTAGATGGAACCCAATATTTTGTAAATACTGTTAGCTGGAATGGAAATCATTATATTTCAGAAATTTGGAAACAAAATAGAAGGCGCTTACATGGAAGAGCTTTTTTATTTGAAAGCATGTCACTTTGCCCAAGTAACGGAAATATAGAAAATGAATTAATAAAATATACAAAAGAGGTTTTAAACGCTTTAAATTTAACTCATGGTGCTGCTCATAATGAAATTATGTGGACAGATAAAGGACCTGTCCTAATTGAATTAAATGCAAGATTAATGGGCGCATCAATCGATGATTCTGCTTTTATTGAGGCTCTAGGCTATACACAGGCACAATTATTAGCCCTTGCTTACATTCATCCTCAAAAATTTATAAATAAATATGTAAATCAAAATTATAAAATATTTAAAAATCTTTCAGAAGTTTCTTTTCTTTTTCATAAAGATGGAATTCTTAAAGATTTTCCCAAAAAAGAAATTATAGAAAACATGGAGTCTTTTTATAGTTTTAATGGATTAAGTGAAATCGAATCTATAGTTAAAAAAACAGAAGATACAATTGGTTTACCCGGATTTGTTTATTTATTACATGAAAGTGAAAAAATAATTGCAAACAATTTAAGTAAAATTATGGAATGGCAAAGAAATAACGAAATTTTTACAATTGAATAATTATCTTAGTTTCATTTTCCAAACATAAAATAATACGCCATTATGCTGTTCACCTAATGATGAAATTCGTTCTGAATTATATGCAAAAGACATTTTTTGATTTAAAACGATTACAAAAATATTATTTTCCGTAAAATACTTACATAATCTTTTAGTATAAATATTAGATACCGTACCATTTTTAACAGATTCATTATACAAAGTATCAAATAAAGGATCATTTGGTGCTTCATTCATATAATAAGAATCTTTTTTAAAAAATGAAAAGTTTTTATTTGGATCATTTGAAGAAAATCCAAATCCTGTCCACCACATTACATTTTGATCATCTATTTTAAATTTTGGATAACTTAAATCTGTATCGTGGAATACCGTATGAATACCAACATCTTTTAATTGATTTATAATTTCTTGAATATAAGGCAATGAATTGATATTTTTAATATTTGCCCAATAGGTATGAACATGAAAAATTTTATTTTTCCAAAGTTCATGAGGAACTTGATCTAATAGCATTTTTGCTTTTTCAACATTTTGACTTTGAATTGGCATATCTGCACGGTACTCTCTCATTGAACTAAAAAGTGGGATCATTTGATCTTCAGGTGTAATCTCTTTATAATAAGCAGTATATGCAATTTTTTCTCGATCTAAAGCTAGAGAAATTGCTTCTCTAAATTTTTTATTAGCTCCTAATTTCGTTTTAAAATTAAATAAAAAACCTCCATTTGAATATATGCTTGGAAAAATAATTCTCCTATCCGTTCCTGATTTTCCTCTTCCAGAATCACCTAATAATATTTTTATATCTCCTTCATCTTTATTACTAAAAATAAATCGTATGTATTTAGGAATATTTTCCGATTTTTTAAATCTCTTTAAAACAAACTCATATTTTTCCCAGTTAACATAATCTACTTTATATTTACCAAATCCAATGGGATATCTTTTCCAATTTGTATAACTAGAATCAAACTCTTCAATAGGTACAATTGGAATACGTCCAATTGCTATTTTATCAAAGAAAAATTTATTTTTTCTTTTTAATTTAAAGACAATATTATAATTATCTACAACTTCAATCCCCTTTACTAACCCAGTCGGATAATTATATGAATTAATTTTTTTAAGTAAAATATTTTCATTTGATAGGTCTTCAATACCAATAATATCATCAATTATAGAAGCAACTACGATATTTTTATTTTTTTGAATAATACTTCTTATTAAAGAAAATTCAATATCGTAAGCAGTAACTTCACGGCCATTATGAAATAAAATATCGCTTTTTAATGTTGCGTGACATATATTACCTTCGCAATAGTAATTTTCTAAAAGTGTATTTTGTTTTAAATTGCCTTCAAATGAATTTTCATCTTTTAAAATTAAACAACCATGAACAGAGGCAGAAAACGTTTCAATGACATGCGAAACAGCTCTCGAAGTATCCCAAGGAACTTGTGGTATTTCAGATAAATTAATTGTTATTGTTTCATCTGATGGAAAAATGACTGAGTTTCTATTTAGACTTTTAACTTTATTAAATAATGCAAATATAACAATTGGAATTATGATTGCTAAAATCAATTTTTTTATTTCATTTTTTTTAAATTTCATATTTGAAATTCCAATACAACTAATAAAATAATAATAAATATTACTTTTAACTAATAAAATTTTTTTATTAAGTCTATACAATTAGTACTAATTTTTTAAATAAAATAAATTACTTCTTTTATGTATTGAATTCAAATATAACAATTTTTTTAAACAGATTTATTAAATAAAACTATTTAAAAACCTATATAAAAAAAATGAGTGTAAGCAATAACCTTGATGTCCCAATAATCCAAATTCATTATATTTTTTTAATAAATATTGTCAATATTTTAATTTATAAATTATATTTTAAATATATATGAATAAATTCAATATTAATAAAGTTATTTTTAATTATTTACAAACTTTGTAAAAAGCCTTCTTGGATGAAGTCTTGAATGAAGCTCAAGGCTCTTCTCATTTAAAATAAGCTCACATATAATAGATGCAGCCCATGATCCTGAAGATAATCCAGTAGCTAACCATCCTGTATTTCCAAGAATACGACCTAATTTTCCATATTCACCTAAAAGGGGAAGTTCATCACAAGGATAACAATCTACTAAAATTTTTTTTGAAATTAATTCTACAGATTTATTAATAAAAATATTATGATTTGGAATTAGATTTGCAATTAAGTTAAAAACAATTTCTCTATGATATTTTTCTATATTTTGAAAAACCTTATTATCCAATTCTTTTTTTGTTAGATCAAAACCTGCACCAGCACCTGGTAATAAAAAACGAGGGCCCGATAGTTTTATTTTTATTTTATCTTTTTGATTAAATACAGAAGCACAAATATGACCGTTTGACGCTCTTAAATTAATAGGTTTAAACTGAGAATTTTCAGGATTATCTAGCTCATACTCAAATAAAGAATCACTCATAGGAATTAATATGGATTGAAATTTAGGCATAATCTTAGCAATATTCAATGAACTTCCTAATACAACAATTTCGCTTTCAATAATGCTGTTATTTTTTAATTCTAAGATACATTTAGATTGCCTCTCTTCTAATTTTATAACATCATAAGGAATTAAAGTAACATTATTTTTAGCTAAAGATTTTATTATATTTTCTTGAAAAAGTTTGCTATTAAGACAAATCAAAGAACTTTTATCTTCTTTAAAAACACTTGCATTTTCAGTTTTTTTAAGACCAAAACCTAAATTAAAAGCATCAACTAATTCTTCTACCTCAAAATCTTTAGCTCCAATGCGAAAACAATCAGCTTCAAGCCAATTATTTTGATCTTCAATTAAAGGCAGTAATGTTTCTTTAAAGTAATTTAGTCCTTTTATACAAAATTCATGGAGGTATAAGGCAACCTCATGACCATGAGCAACTTCTGCGCGTGTAGGTGGATCATTTAAAGAAGGCCAGCAAGTATTTAAAGTTTGTAAAAAGGACTCCATTGGAGAGGTATTTTCGGAATAAACAACAGCTACATTCATTCCTTTTTGTTTTAATAATAAAGCACTAAAGCAAGAAAATGCTCCAGCACCAACTATAATAACATCAAAAAACTGATTATTAGTCATTTTTTTTCCTAAATTCGATTTTAAATAAAGGAACTTAAAAAATTATTTTATAGTTTCTCATATACTAAGGAACACCAATCTCCCATTATTTTACTTAAAACAAAGCGAACATTTTTATTTTGCATAAATTCTTTAAATTCATCTATTTCTATGGATAAAATACCTGATAAAATAATAATACCATTCTTTTTTGCATGATCACATATAGAAGGTACCACAGATTTTAAAGGTTTACTCTCAATATTGGCAAGAATCATTCCAAAATTTTTATCTTCAATTTGTTCTATTGGGATATTGATAAATTTAATTTGAGGAGTCCCATTTACTTCAGCATTTTCATAAGCAATTCGCATACAATCTGGATCGAGGTCATTCCCAAGAACATGGACTGCTCCTAGTTTTTTTGCGGCAATAGCTAAAATTCCGCTCCCTGTCCCTACATCTAATACACTTTCTGGCATTTTATAATTAAGCATGACTTCAAGACAAAGACGAGTTGTTTCGTGTTGACCTGTGCCAAAAGCCATTCCAGGATTAATCACAATTTTATGCAATTGATTAAACTCATTTATATTTTCCCAAGGAGGCAAAATAGCGATCTGATCTGTAATTAAGATTGGTTTAAAAGAAGCTTTCCAACTTTCTTTCCAGTTTTGATCAGCAATTTCTCTTATAATAAAGGTTTTTTCATTATATTTAAAGTTTATCGCTTTAAA
The genomic region above belongs to Silvanigrella paludirubra and contains:
- a CDS encoding RrF2 family transcriptional regulator, whose product is MQLTLYTDYSLRVLIYLATKKDDLSTIDEISNKFNISKNHLTRVVHKLGEKGVIKTIRGKGGGICLAHSPKDINLGKIIKEMESNFELVECFNPEKNTCMLSPYCSLKGILYEARQAFFKVLENKTLADIAVNKNIFL
- a CDS encoding O-methyltransferase encodes the protein MFEFNLEDFNSSKINEVIHFINNKTKELGFDMASRPETGALLRVLAASKPNGRFLEIGTGTGLGTAWLLEGMDKNSKLISIECDKNVQSVAKEAFLNDDRLELIYDNGSDFLKNQIPNSYDMIFADAYPGKYEFLDETLNLLKPGGIYIVDDMLPQADWPEDHFPLAKGVLDSLKNLKNVVSVGLNWSSGLIIIVPKRN
- a CDS encoding aminotransferase class V-fold PLP-dependent enzyme, with translation MNSLNNKKMSLNDHDETWNIFRNNYILDQKIIHFTLAIHVPHSLSLNKEIDYYRKLIDTNPDLMRRERHKYTTETLEAAARYLGTDKSLIALTDSSTMSLSLILNGFEFQNGTEILTTDSEHYSLEKLCESSAKKYNLTLKKIDISNILHNISKKQIVKSIVDNINDKTCLIAISWVNSKYGIKFPLKEISKELKKINFSREENKKILLCVDGVHGFGIENLNSIHDLGVDFFASGCHKWLFGPRGTGLLWCSERGWKKLNPIIPSFEKIAWDHYLEWDNKKYNEDELIKSRMCTPGGFKTFEYFWALKHAFETHEKIGKENIQERVHYFSQICKNEIKKIPNAILLTPISSSLSSGFVCFNIKGINPSEIVTKMGEHNIIIGQSPYKDSCLRITPSIYNTEEEVLFACNKLFEIVNELNHEDKK
- a CDS encoding FAD/NAD(P)-binding protein; translated protein: MKIKNDYDIVVIGGGAQGTAFLSSIYHFVMKHNISHFIKIGVIDKKENMGCGQVYNNDYPWIIMNTPTTDLSIMKNEPFDFFKWVESNKNELSLLNNNTEFVPRSVFGLYLKEKYYFFQKELIKYSIIVEDIYDQANDILYQNNENNITISLTSGNSIKTSYVLFATGPNSPQDHYNLKEYKNYIHNPFPAIKNLANIPNKSNIAIIGSNLTAIDISITLSHLGHSGKIFMTSRNGKLPEVKGKYLKSYTPKNVLYENFEKLFHDKGTELNLIDLTRLIRKELKNHGFNWRDYFFDKKSKPECTIDFEQRVEEARNGPTPFNIILGMIPEIAKTWRLVSSEQIEIFMSNFYRNVHQKHGAIPLINAEKILSLLKNEKLILKGNLNHIKYNNNNFYLNFENSNESLICDYIINATGPNRSICSNESKPLFLTPCANGFIKEIKIGGTIIDTKSGMILRNDGKFENRLRAIGHNAEGSHPFINNFAWILESTSEVAYSLINEVIHGKKYGESS
- a CDS encoding ATP-grasp domain-containing protein, with product MEKNTGNQANPICIVDAYSTGKKLAHEFLKFEKKCVHVKSSLANANDHKRNEFLDEILFDGNIKKLEIDLIKYNPSHIIAGSEMGVELADKLVEIFKLTNACDPKTTLLRRNKYFMHERLKELSLPCVKQFKSDNENEIIKWAENLNSWPVVIKPLNSAASDGVTICENILDVKTAFNRIYKHENKLGIKNEEVLAQEFLDGTQYFVNTVSWNGNHYISEIWKQNRRRLHGRAFLFESMSLCPSNGNIENELIKYTKEVLNALNLTHGAAHNEIMWTDKGPVLIELNARLMGASIDDSAFIEALGYTQAQLLALAYIHPQKFINKYVNQNYKIFKNLSEVSFLFHKDGILKDFPKKEIIENMESFYSFNGLSEIESIVKKTEDTIGLPGFVYLLHESEKIIANNLSKIMEWQRNNEIFTIE
- a CDS encoding ABC transporter substrate-binding protein → MKFKKNEIKKLILAIIIPIVIFALFNKVKSLNRNSVIFPSDETITINLSEIPQVPWDTSRAVSHVIETFSASVHGCLILKDENSFEGNLKQNTLLENYYCEGNICHATLKSDILFHNGREVTAYDIEFSLIRSIIQKNKNIVVASIIDDIIGIEDLSNENILLKKINSYNYPTGLVKGIEVVDNYNIVFKLKRKNKFFFDKIAIGRIPIVPIEEFDSSYTNWKRYPIGFGKYKVDYVNWEKYEFVLKRFKKSENIPKYIRFIFSNKDEGDIKILLGDSGRGKSGTDRRIIFPSIYSNGGFLFNFKTKLGANKKFREAISLALDREKIAYTAYYKEITPEDQMIPLFSSMREYRADMPIQSQNVEKAKMLLDQVPHELWKNKIFHVHTYWANIKNINSLPYIQEIINQLKDVGIHTVFHDTDLSYPKFKIDDQNVMWWTGFGFSSNDPNKNFSFFKKDSYYMNEAPNDPLFDTLYNESVKNGTVSNIYTKRLCKYFTENNIFVIVLNQKMSFAYNSERISSLGEQHNGVLFYVWKMKLR
- a CDS encoding FAD-dependent oxidoreductase, with amino-acid sequence MTNNQFFDVIIVGAGAFSCFSALLLKQKGMNVAVVYSENTSPMESFLQTLNTCWPSLNDPPTRAEVAHGHEVALYLHEFCIKGLNYFKETLLPLIEDQNNWLEADCFRIGAKDFEVEELVDAFNLGFGLKKTENASVFKEDKSSLICLNSKLFQENIIKSLAKNNVTLIPYDVIKLEERQSKCILELKNNSIIESEIVVLGSSLNIAKIMPKFQSILIPMSDSLFEYELDNPENSQFKPINLRASNGHICASVFNQKDKIKIKLSGPRFLLPGAGAGFDLTKKELDNKVFQNIEKYHREIVFNLIANLIPNHNIFINKSVELISKKILVDCYPCDELPLLGEYGKLGRILGNTGWLATGLSSGSWAASIICELILNEKSLELHSRLHPRRLFTKFVNN
- a CDS encoding 50S ribosomal protein L11 methyltransferase, with the protein product MTENKVICYELGIFIAEENKDLLASILGELGIHDFVLGSLDCDIPAEYNPQMPKPDFYSELANDIPAIIYSEDKEYLESVKSSLEHVFKAINFKYNEKTFIIREIADQNWKESWKASFKPILITDQIAILPPWENINEFNQLHKIVINPGMAFGTGQHETTRLCLEVMLNYKMPESVLDVGTGSGILAIAAKKLGAVHVLGNDLDPDCMRIAYENAEVNGTPQIKFINIPIEQIEDKNFGMILANIESKPLKSVVPSICDHAKKNGIIILSGILSIEIDEFKEFMQNKNVRFVLSKIMGDWCSLVYEKL